AACTACCTCGTTATGGAGACCGAGGCGCAAGGTTTCCCGCAATGGACACCTTACCCTGGGCAGTTGCGCCTGCAGGCTTTCAGCCACCTCGCATCGGGCGCGAACATGGTGGAATACTGGCACTGGGCGACCACACAAAATGCGGTTGAGACCTACTGGCGGGGGCTTCTCACCCAGGATTACCAGCCGAACGAACTCTATGAGGAGGCCAAGGGCATCGGCGCCGACTTTGCCCGGTTAGGCCCGACCCTCGTCAACATGAAGAAGGAAAACCAGGTTGCAATCTACGTCAGCAACCGGGCGCTAAGTGCTTTCGATTGGTTCAAGCTGCCGGGCAATCATGACTACAATCAAGTGATGCGCCCGTTTTACGATGCGCTCTATCGGCAGAATATCGAGGCCGACATCGTATCTCCGGACGAACATGCGGACCTGAGCAAATACAAGATGATCGTCGTTCCTGCGCTCTATGCCGCGAGCGACGCCGAAATCGCCAAACTCAACGCCTACGCCAAGAATGGCGGGCACCTCGTTTATACTTTCAAGAGCGGGTTCTCCGACGAAAATACAAAGGTCCGCTATACGACCCAGCCAGGCGACATAACCGCCGCTGCTGGCGTGACCTACCAGCTCTTCACAGAGCCGAAAGGCGTGTCGCTCGACACCGATCTTTACGGCCTGTCTGAAAAGGACTTGCAAGCTCGCTGGTGGATGGAGTTCATCAAGCCGACTACTGCCCAGGTTCTAGCCCGATACAAGCACCACAGCTGGCCCGCCTATGCAGCCATCACCCGCAATGAATATGGCAAGGGCGAAGTAACCTACATCGGATTCATGCCGAGCGATGCTTTGATCGCGCGGCTGCTGGCCGACACTGCCCATCGCGCAGGGGTTACATGGCCGGTATCGGCGCATTTCCCGCTGATCGTTCGTAGCGGCCTGCTCACTGACGGTCACCGAGTGCATTACCTGCTCAACTATTCTCGCGAGCCAGTGACAGTGCCGGCAGCCTTAGCTGTAGGGACCGACCTGATCGACTGCAAATACCACGATTCCCCGTTCCAGATAGGTCCGTGGGGCGTCGCCATCCTTCGCGATAGCAGCCTGGCAAACGGCCAGTAATCTCCCGAGGGCAGAGGAAAAGAAATGTTCAAACCACTCAACTCATTGCCGATCGTTGCGGTCGTGGTCGTGGGTCTTAGCGGCTGCGCCCACTCGCACGCTGCGAGCGTGTCCGACGCAACGCAGACCAATCCGCAACTCCAGATCGTCAAATCGATTGCGTCGACGAAGCAGTCACGCAAGGACAGTGCCGGAGCGAAATCGGCCTACCTGCTGACCTACTTCAAGGACGAGACCCACTCGCTCTACTTCGCAACGTCGCGCGACGGATACACGTGGACCGATGTCAACGGAGGCAAGCCGGTGCTGTCGGGTTACGGTATTGCTGAACAACACGGCATCCGTGACCCGCACATCATCCGTGGCGCAGACGGGGTATTCTACCTGACGATGACCGATCTGGACATCTACGGGCAGCGCGATGGCTATCGCACTACCGAATGGGAAAGAGCGGGCGACAAATACGGTTGGGGCAACAACCTCAACCTCATCTTCATGAAGTCGTATGACCTGATCCACTGGACGCACGCAGAGGTCACAATCTCGAAGCTGTTCGCCGATTACGCTGATGCCGGCTGCACCTGGGCGCCACAAACGATCACCGACCCCGACAATGGACGAATGATGGTCTACTTCACCACCCGGCACGGCGACGGGCCGAATTTCATGGTCTGGTCGTATGCAAACAAGAACTTCACTTCGCTGGTGACCGATCCAAAACAGATCCTCTATTATCCGGACGCCAAGGTGAACACGATCGACGCCGACATCACCAAAATCGGCGACACCTACCACATGTTCTATGTCGCCCACGATAATCCCGGCAACATCCACGAGGCACTGTCGCACGACATCAACAAGGGATACGTCGCCGAGCGCAAGAAGGTCGATCCAGAGCCGAAGGCGGCCGAAGCGCCAAACCTTTGGCATCGCTTCGGCACCAACACCTACGTACTGATGTACGACGTGTTCGGCGCGGACCCGCACAACATGGGCTTCGCCGAAACAACCGATTTCAAGACCTTCAAGAACATCGGTCGATTCAACGATCCCGATTCACCCATGCGCGCGACCAATTTTTCCGGCCCCAAGCATGGGGCCGTGATGCCAATCACGCCTGCCGAAGCCTCCGAAATAGAGAGTTATTTCGCAACTCGCCAATAGGCCTAGGGACAAAAGCTTCCTTTATTCGGCAAGAGCCTCCAAGCCATGCTCGTGGCATCCGATCTGACACTGCCGGCGCAGACCTACAAATATCCCGACGCGCCAGTCGAAGGACGCGCTTAGGACCTCGTCTCTTGCATGACGCTCGACGGGAAGGCCCGCCAGATGCAGGGTTCTGCGCCCGCGATTCCACGGCTCGAGGTGCCAGCTTGTAACTGTTGGAATGAGCGGCTTCACGGACTTGCTCGCTCGGGTGAAGCGACTGTCTTTCCCCACTTCCCGCGCTTGCGCTGAAGCCTTGGTCGAACGCGATGCTTAATTTGCGACCGTCCACAAAAAACCTGGCCGGCGAAATGCCGGCCAGGTCAAGTGCAGCCCTTGGGAGAGAAGGAAAGGGTTGCGCGTTGGATTATTCGCCGAAGCGCCAGCGAAGTGCGAGGCCGTAGTACCGCCCTTCGTCGCGAATATCCTGTGTGTAGTAGCCGCCCGGCTTGTAGTTCACATAGTCGTGGAACGGCTTGGCGAGGATATTGCTGACGTCGGCGTTGACCGTGAAGTTCTTGGTCAACTTGACACTGAACGATGCATCAAGCCTCGAGCGGGCATAAACGCCGCCACCGGTGTACTGGTTGCCGGTCTGGGGATCGAGATTGTACCAGCTCACCCAGCTCGAGCGCCAGTTGTAAGAGATGCGCGCCTGGATGGGGCCCTTCTCATAAAACCCGGTAAGGTTGTAGGTCCACTTCGAAAGGCCAGGGATCTTGAGATATTCCCCTGGGCCGGTGAAGGTATCGGTGTTGGGGTCATACCCGTTGGGGTAGCGGCTCTTGCCTTCCAGATACGTCAGGTTCGCCTGCACGCCAAAGCCGTTCCAGGGAG
Above is a window of Tsuneonella mangrovi DNA encoding:
- a CDS encoding beta-galactosidase — its product is MSGMYRILGNLLAIFASIATAFPAAAANEGGPQLPKTVLYGVAYYDEYTPVDRVEQDARMMQAAHITVVRIAESTWGTLEPQPGVFDFSHVDRVLDAMHRHGIRVIVGTPTYAIPTWLAREHPDVLVTRADGQAKFGYRQNMDITNPNYLAAAKRVIVALVSHVKDNPAVIGYQIDNETKAYGTAGPNVQAAFVAAMKKKWPSLETLNRAWGLDYWSNRINRWEDFPSTNGTMNASVGNAFAEFQRGLVTEFLAWQAALVRKHARPDQFITQNFDLGWRGYSYGVQPEVNHWDAARALDIAGVDIYHPTQDDLTGANIAFGGDLTRSLKNGQNYLVMETEAQGFPQWTPYPGQLRLQAFSHLASGANMVEYWHWATTQNAVETYWRGLLTQDYQPNELYEEAKGIGADFARLGPTLVNMKKENQVAIYVSNRALSAFDWFKLPGNHDYNQVMRPFYDALYRQNIEADIVSPDEHADLSKYKMIVVPALYAASDAEIAKLNAYAKNGGHLVYTFKSGFSDENTKVRYTTQPGDITAAAGVTYQLFTEPKGVSLDTDLYGLSEKDLQARWWMEFIKPTTAQVLARYKHHSWPAYAAITRNEYGKGEVTYIGFMPSDALIARLLADTAHRAGVTWPVSAHFPLIVRSGLLTDGHRVHYLLNYSREPVTVPAALAVGTDLIDCKYHDSPFQIGPWGVAILRDSSLANGQ
- a CDS encoding glycoside hydrolase family 43 protein, which codes for MFKPLNSLPIVAVVVVGLSGCAHSHAASVSDATQTNPQLQIVKSIASTKQSRKDSAGAKSAYLLTYFKDETHSLYFATSRDGYTWTDVNGGKPVLSGYGIAEQHGIRDPHIIRGADGVFYLTMTDLDIYGQRDGYRTTEWERAGDKYGWGNNLNLIFMKSYDLIHWTHAEVTISKLFADYADAGCTWAPQTITDPDNGRMMVYFTTRHGDGPNFMVWSYANKNFTSLVTDPKQILYYPDAKVNTIDADITKIGDTYHMFYVAHDNPGNIHEALSHDINKGYVAERKKVDPEPKAAEAPNLWHRFGTNTYVLMYDVFGADPHNMGFAETTDFKTFKNIGRFNDPDSPMRATNFSGPKHGAVMPITPAEASEIESYFATRQ